The Dokdonia donghaensis DSW-1 DNA window AAATGATCCCGTAAGCGTGCAACCTAGCTTGTTATTGCGACAAGTTATTTATGACTACGGAGAGCAAATGAGTTATGAAGGTTTTGTGGCTGGAGATTTACTATCGCAGCACAGAACGGCTCTTGACTTTAATCTTTTTGATCGTCACGCCTTAAAATCACCGCAGCTAGGTGGAAATCCTTGGCCTATATTTTATACGAATTTAAGAGACAATCAGATTATCTTACAGCAGGCGCAAACTAATTTGACCTTTGCTGTATATGAAGGGCCTGCACTTATCCTCAAGGCGTATATGGCGGCTGGGCTTACAGATCTTTTTGGCGATGTTCCTTACTCAGAAGCGTTTAATGGAATAGATGGAACGGTAACACCAGCTTATGACACACAGGAGGCCATATATACTGGAGCAGATGGTATTCTAGCAAATCTAGATGCAGGAATTGCTGCTATAGAAGCTTATGAAGATGTGATCCCGCTAGAAGGAGATATTCTTTATGGTGGTGACTTACAAGCTTGGGTACGCTTTGCAAACAGTCTTAAAATCAAACATCTTTTACGTATCTCAGATCGTGTAGATGTAAGTGCAGATTTACAAGCGCTGGTTAATGAGGATAACTTTATAACTAGTAATAGTGATAATGCTGTGTTTAACTTTAGCAATACGGAGCCTAACAGTTTTAGACTTGCACAATTGCGTGTGGGCGACTTTAACAACTTTGTGCTTTCTGAAACGATGGAAACCATTCTTTTAGACCTTGAAGATACGAGGCTTAGTACGTTTTTTAGACCAGCATCAAGTACTGACGAATTTAACGGACTTATAAACGGAATAGATGCAACCTCAACGGCTGCCGTGCTAGGAGATTTATCACTTGCCGGCACTGCTTTTAGAGAAGATACTTCTGTACTAGATGCCAACTTTATGACGGCTTGGGAAACTTCGCTAGCTCTAGCCGAAGCAGCCCAGCGCGGACTTATTACCGTAGATGCGCAGGCACTTTATGAAAACGGCGTGACACTCGCTTTTGAATACTGGCAAACACCTTTACCAGTAGATTACCTTACTGGTAATGCTGCTTTCAATAACGCAGATAGTTCGCCGCTAGAGCAAATACTTACTCAAAAGTGGATTGCAAACATCATAAACGGCTATGAAGGTTGGATAGAATATAGACGCACCGGTTTTCCTGAGTTTATGGATGTGCAAGCAAGTCTCAACGACGGTTTAATTCCCGTACGTATGCCTTACCCATCTGAAGAAGAAGCGCTCAATGCAGATAATTACCAGACAGCATTTGATGCGACAGATGGCAATAGCCTTAATGTACGCGTGTGGTGGGATGTAGATTAAGGAATTGTGGGAGGGTACTGCGGACATCTCCCCTAGCCCCTCTTCAAAGAGGGGAACTTTTATGAAATACACTTTCCTGACGGAAAGTGATAAATATTAGAATAAGAAATCAATATATGAATGTAGAAATCTTGCAATGGGGATTAATTATAGCATCGAGTGTGTTGATGTTTGTGTTGTCTCCGCTTGCCAAAAGTCCTGATGAGTTTTTTAAGGCTACGCATCGCAAGAAGTCTCCTAATGTGTGGATGCTTACGGGTAGTCTCATTATCTCGTGGATTTTTGCAAAGAGTATAACCAATGCTGCCAACTTAGGTCTGAGTTTTGGGATTGTGGGTGGTGTAGCTTATGCGGGTTACTATCTCTCCTTTGCTGTGGCTGGTGTGATTATCTACCAGATGCGTTTGCAAGGTGGATTTACAAGTATACATCAGTTTCTAACTTCTCGATTTGGAAAAGGAGCGATGCGCTTATTTTCTGTGCTCATTGCCATTAGGCTTTTTAATGAGGTGTGGAGTAACACGATGGTGATAGGTTCTTACTTTGGAGAAATGGGAAGCACTCCCTACTATTGGGCGATTCTAGTATTTACGATACTAACTCTGGCTTATGCGCTCAAGGGCGGATTGAGCAGTTCCATATTTACAGATGTGATACAGATGGGACTATTCTCCATATTGCTATGTGTGATTTTATGGAGTATATTTTCGGTAGATGATTTTAGTGTGAAGGAAGTTGCGACTTCTGGAACGTGGAGTTTTGATCTTGGTCTTAATTTGCTATTTGCAGCCTTGTTACAGTCATTCTCATATCCCTTTCACGATCCAGTATTGACAGACAGAGCTTTTTTAAGTTCGCCGAAGGTTACCCTACGTAGCTTTCTAATCGCCTCCGTATTGGGAGCAGCTTGTATTATCTTATTTAGTGTCATAGGTGTGTATGCGCAGTCACAAGGAATGGCAGGTCAAGCCGCTGTAGAAGTGGGCAAAGCTTTTGGCGTAGTCATATTGTTAGTCATCAACTTTATTATGATTACCTCGGCGGCATCTACGCTGGATAGTACATTCTCGTCATTTTCAAAATTACTTTCAGTCGATTTAAATTTGGGTAAAAATCTTTCGTTTGGGAGATTATCTATGGCTGTAATTGCCATATTGGGAACCATTCCCGTATTTCTCAATGCAGAGATTTTAAGCGCCACGACCATATCTGGAACAATGGTAATTGGACTAACGCCAGTATTTTTATTTTGGCGAAAGCCAGCCCCAAAAATTAGTTATTACTTGAGTGTAGTGACG harbors:
- a CDS encoding SusD/RagB family nutrient-binding outer membrane lipoprotein, with protein sequence MKHFLYITSLLLLLGMSSCTEDFEEINTNPNDPVSVQPSLLLRQVIYDYGEQMSYEGFVAGDLLSQHRTALDFNLFDRHALKSPQLGGNPWPIFYTNLRDNQIILQQAQTNLTFAVYEGPALILKAYMAAGLTDLFGDVPYSEAFNGIDGTVTPAYDTQEAIYTGADGILANLDAGIAAIEAYEDVIPLEGDILYGGDLQAWVRFANSLKIKHLLRISDRVDVSADLQALVNEDNFITSNSDNAVFNFSNTEPNSFRLAQLRVGDFNNFVLSETMETILLDLEDTRLSTFFRPASSTDEFNGLINGIDATSTAAVLGDLSLAGTAFREDTSVLDANFMTAWETSLALAEAAQRGLITVDAQALYENGVTLAFEYWQTPLPVDYLTGNAAFNNADSSPLEQILTQKWIANIINGYEGWIEYRRTGFPEFMDVQASLNDGLIPVRMPYPSEEEALNADNYQTAFDATDGNSLNVRVWWDVD
- a CDS encoding sodium:solute symporter is translated as MNVEILQWGLIIASSVLMFVLSPLAKSPDEFFKATHRKKSPNVWMLTGSLIISWIFAKSITNAANLGLSFGIVGGVAYAGYYLSFAVAGVIIYQMRLQGGFTSIHQFLTSRFGKGAMRLFSVLIAIRLFNEVWSNTMVIGSYFGEMGSTPYYWAILVFTILTLAYALKGGLSSSIFTDVIQMGLFSILLCVILWSIFSVDDFSVKEVATSGTWSFDLGLNLLFAALLQSFSYPFHDPVLTDRAFLSSPKVTLRSFLIASVLGAACIILFSVIGVYAQSQGMAGQAAVEVGKAFGVVILLVINFIMITSAASTLDSTFSSFSKLLSVDLNLGKNLSFGRLSMAVIAILGTIPVFLNAEILSATTISGTMVIGLTPVFLFWRKPAPKISYYLSVVTGIIFGFILVFDALPQSLQFTTGSYAALLWTNVWGITACTILYLIPRWIKR